A window of the Carassius gibelio isolate Cgi1373 ecotype wild population from Czech Republic chromosome B16, carGib1.2-hapl.c, whole genome shotgun sequence genome harbors these coding sequences:
- the LOC127975190 gene encoding transmembrane protein 145 isoform X1, translating into MEKVLGLAVVSSILCVGSVLGKYVRGIVNTKEDWVFLTRFCFLTDFGRLNFKFRYPKSRCCQNILLYFDESSQWPAVYKRPDKDCYQKESVLRPENNQVINLTTRYTWSGCMVEGEGNEEMLSCVGGRSFRSVRERWWYIALSKCGMKRLSSAFGHLQKAGDGLQLEYEMTLTNGQSFWTQHFSADEFGILETDITFLVIFATVFTLSCYFAYNLKGRQLLHTTYKMFMTAAGVEVLSLLFFCIYWGVYARDGVGNGSLKILGKLLFSVSFLIFLLMLILLGKGFTVTRARISHSGSVKLSIYMTIYTIMYIILFIYEAEFFDPGEVLYAYDSPAGYGLMGLQLLAYVWFCYAVLVSLKHYPEKQPFYIPFFTAYTLWFFAVPVMALIANFGISRWAREKIVNGIQLGIHLYAHVVFLAITRPSAANKNFPYHVRTSQIGILLSSPKGMGAESFPHHAYGNSSFLGDSQPNFTELFSIHSDPVKTIDETVARKGQEVARNSEHKIITTTADLSNTFASLPPPIPPRSSAHSPPPPRLTSHFTEYFSMQGAMGMGSNT; encoded by the exons GACTGGGTTTTCCTCACAAGATTTTGCTTCCTGACTGATTTTGGCCGACTGAACTTCAAGTTCCGATACCCCAAG TCCCGATGCTGTCAGAACATATTGCTCTACTTTGATGAAAGCTCTCAGTGGCCAGCTGTGTACAAGAGGCCGGACAAG GACTGCTACCAAAAAGAGTCGGTATTGAGGCCTGAAAATAACCAGGTCATCAACCTGACCACCCGCTACACCTGGTCTGGCTGTATG GTGGAAGGTGAAGGTAATGAAGAGATGCTGAGTTGTGTAGGAGGGCGAAGCTTTCGTTCTGTCAGAGAGAGATGGTGGTACATTGCGCTCAGCAAGTGTGGG atgaagAGGCTCAGTTCTGCATTTGGCCATCTTCAGAAGGCA GGAGATGGGCTGCAGCTGGAATATGAAATGACATTAACCAATGGACAGTCCTTCTGGACCCAGCATTTCTCTGCAGATGAATTTG GCATCCTGGAGACAGACATCACGTTCTTGGTTATATTCGCTACTGTGTTTACACTGTCTTGTTATTTTGCTT ATAATTTAAAGGGAAGACAGCTGCTCCATACGACCTATAAGATGTTTATGACTGCGGCTGGAGTGGAGG TCTTAAGCCtacttttcttttgcatttactGGGGCGTTTATGCCAGAGATGGTGTTGGAAATGGCAGCCTCAAGATATTAG GGAAATTACTCTTTTCTGTGAGCTTCCTGATTTTCTTGCTCATGCTGATTCTCCTGGGGAAGGGATTCACAGTCACCAG agCAAGAATAAGTCACAGTGGCTCTGTGAAATTATCCATTTATATGACTATATACACCATCATGTACATCATCCTCTTCATATATGAAGCAGAG ttctTTGATCCAGGCGAGGTGCTGTATGCTTATGACAGCCCTGCAGGGTACGGTCTAATGGGTCTGCAGCTGCTTGCCTACGTATGGTTCTGCTACGCTGTGCTGGTGTCCCTCAAACACTACCCTGAAAAACAACCTTTCTACATCCCCTTCTTCACTGCGTACACTCTGTG GTTTTTTGCTGTGCCAGTCATGGCTCTGATTGCCAACTTTGGCATCTCTCGCTGGGCCAGGGAAAAGATTGTGAACGGCATCCAACTCGGCATCCATCTCTATGCCCATGTCGTCTTCCTG GCCATCACACGTCCGTCAGCAGCCAATAAGAACTTTCCCTACCACGTGCGGACGTCACAGATTGGAATCCTTCTCTCCAGTCCTAAAGGCATGGGGGCGGAAAGCTTCCCTCATCATGCCTATGGGAATAGCTCCTTCCTGGGAGACTCTCAGCCAAACTTCACAGAGCTCTTCTCCATCCACTCA GACCCTGTGAAGACGATAGACGAGACAGTGGCTCGCAAGGGACAGGAAGTGGCAAGGAACAGCGAGCACAAGATCATCACCACAACGGCAGACCTGTCGAATaccttcgcctctcttcctcctccCATACCACCACGCAGCTCTGCACACTCCCCCCCTCCTCCTAGATTAACGTCCCACTTCACTGAGTATTTTAGTATGCAAGGGGCCATGGGGATGGGCTCCAATACCTAG
- the LOC127975190 gene encoding transmembrane protein 145 isoform X2, producing the protein MEKVLGLAVVSSILCVGSVLGKYVRGIVNTKEDWVFLTRFCFLTDFGRLNFKFRYPKSRCCQNILLYFDESSQWPAVYKRPDKDCYQKESVLRPENNQVINLTTRYTWSGCMVEGEGNEEMLSCVGGRSFRSVRERWWYIALSKCGGDGLQLEYEMTLTNGQSFWTQHFSADEFGILETDITFLVIFATVFTLSCYFAYNLKGRQLLHTTYKMFMTAAGVEVLSLLFFCIYWGVYARDGVGNGSLKILGKLLFSVSFLIFLLMLILLGKGFTVTRARISHSGSVKLSIYMTIYTIMYIILFIYEAEFFDPGEVLYAYDSPAGYGLMGLQLLAYVWFCYAVLVSLKHYPEKQPFYIPFFTAYTLWFFAVPVMALIANFGISRWAREKIVNGIQLGIHLYAHVVFLAITRPSAANKNFPYHVRTSQIGILLSSPKGMGAESFPHHAYGNSSFLGDSQPNFTELFSIHSDPVKTIDETVARKGQEVARNSEHKIITTTADLSNTFASLPPPIPPRSSAHSPPPPRLTSHFTEYFSMQGAMGMGSNT; encoded by the exons GACTGGGTTTTCCTCACAAGATTTTGCTTCCTGACTGATTTTGGCCGACTGAACTTCAAGTTCCGATACCCCAAG TCCCGATGCTGTCAGAACATATTGCTCTACTTTGATGAAAGCTCTCAGTGGCCAGCTGTGTACAAGAGGCCGGACAAG GACTGCTACCAAAAAGAGTCGGTATTGAGGCCTGAAAATAACCAGGTCATCAACCTGACCACCCGCTACACCTGGTCTGGCTGTATG GTGGAAGGTGAAGGTAATGAAGAGATGCTGAGTTGTGTAGGAGGGCGAAGCTTTCGTTCTGTCAGAGAGAGATGGTGGTACATTGCGCTCAGCAAGTGTGGG GGAGATGGGCTGCAGCTGGAATATGAAATGACATTAACCAATGGACAGTCCTTCTGGACCCAGCATTTCTCTGCAGATGAATTTG GCATCCTGGAGACAGACATCACGTTCTTGGTTATATTCGCTACTGTGTTTACACTGTCTTGTTATTTTGCTT ATAATTTAAAGGGAAGACAGCTGCTCCATACGACCTATAAGATGTTTATGACTGCGGCTGGAGTGGAGG TCTTAAGCCtacttttcttttgcatttactGGGGCGTTTATGCCAGAGATGGTGTTGGAAATGGCAGCCTCAAGATATTAG GGAAATTACTCTTTTCTGTGAGCTTCCTGATTTTCTTGCTCATGCTGATTCTCCTGGGGAAGGGATTCACAGTCACCAG agCAAGAATAAGTCACAGTGGCTCTGTGAAATTATCCATTTATATGACTATATACACCATCATGTACATCATCCTCTTCATATATGAAGCAGAG ttctTTGATCCAGGCGAGGTGCTGTATGCTTATGACAGCCCTGCAGGGTACGGTCTAATGGGTCTGCAGCTGCTTGCCTACGTATGGTTCTGCTACGCTGTGCTGGTGTCCCTCAAACACTACCCTGAAAAACAACCTTTCTACATCCCCTTCTTCACTGCGTACACTCTGTG GTTTTTTGCTGTGCCAGTCATGGCTCTGATTGCCAACTTTGGCATCTCTCGCTGGGCCAGGGAAAAGATTGTGAACGGCATCCAACTCGGCATCCATCTCTATGCCCATGTCGTCTTCCTG GCCATCACACGTCCGTCAGCAGCCAATAAGAACTTTCCCTACCACGTGCGGACGTCACAGATTGGAATCCTTCTCTCCAGTCCTAAAGGCATGGGGGCGGAAAGCTTCCCTCATCATGCCTATGGGAATAGCTCCTTCCTGGGAGACTCTCAGCCAAACTTCACAGAGCTCTTCTCCATCCACTCA GACCCTGTGAAGACGATAGACGAGACAGTGGCTCGCAAGGGACAGGAAGTGGCAAGGAACAGCGAGCACAAGATCATCACCACAACGGCAGACCTGTCGAATaccttcgcctctcttcctcctccCATACCACCACGCAGCTCTGCACACTCCCCCCCTCCTCCTAGATTAACGTCCCACTTCACTGAGTATTTTAGTATGCAAGGGGCCATGGGGATGGGCTCCAATACCTAG